One Paenibacillus riograndensis SBR5 DNA segment encodes these proteins:
- a CDS encoding GerAB/ArcD/ProY family transporter: MGTVKIGMIQFFSITLLFELGTALVVNLGMAAGRDAWLSILIGSAGGIGVFAGYAYLYRKYPGMSFTAYTRKLLGKYIGTPVALVYIILYINLAARDLRDGSTMLAMATMHNTPLFILSMLMILSSAYVLHKGFEVLTRTSLVFLLLVLLIGIFSTLMLMFSGSINLNRLLPVLEDGAEPVIRSVLHQNYMFPFGEMIAFTMLMPFLSNVKKGPWVIAGAMLVSALMLSFTMALNISVLGADIVERSPLPLMPTISKISISDFIQRVDIFVVMVLIIGVFFKISVFFAAALIGISDLFGIPYRRMLYPCTLIILFTSMLDARSFTEHLDEGGRLLYTVYPFLMIAIPAVLILVSVVKSYFSASRPG; the protein is encoded by the coding sequence ATGGGAACAGTTAAAATCGGGATGATCCAGTTTTTCAGCATTACCCTGCTGTTTGAACTGGGAACGGCGCTGGTTGTTAATCTGGGCATGGCAGCCGGCAGGGATGCATGGCTCTCTATTCTTATCGGCAGTGCGGGAGGTATTGGCGTATTCGCAGGATACGCTTATTTGTACAGAAAATATCCCGGAATGTCTTTTACAGCCTATACCCGCAAGCTGCTCGGCAAATACATTGGAACACCCGTTGCGTTGGTATATATAATTTTGTATATCAATCTGGCCGCCCGGGATTTGCGTGACGGCAGTACAATGCTTGCAATGGCTACCATGCATAACACCCCGTTGTTCATTCTCAGCATGCTGATGATTCTTTCAAGCGCCTACGTTCTGCATAAAGGGTTTGAAGTGCTGACCCGGACATCCCTGGTTTTTCTGCTCCTGGTCCTGCTGATCGGCATATTCAGCACCCTTATGCTGATGTTCTCGGGATCTATTAATTTGAACCGGCTTCTGCCGGTGTTGGAGGATGGGGCAGAACCTGTGATCCGTTCAGTACTGCATCAGAACTATATGTTCCCCTTTGGCGAAATGATCGCTTTTACCATGCTCATGCCCTTTCTCTCTAATGTAAAAAAAGGCCCCTGGGTCATCGCCGGAGCGATGCTGGTTTCCGCACTGATGCTGAGCTTTACGATGGCTCTGAACATCTCTGTGCTCGGGGCGGATATTGTAGAGCGCTCCCCTCTGCCGCTGATGCCTACGATCAGCAAAATATCAATTTCGGACTTTATCCAGCGTGTGGATATTTTTGTGGTTATGGTGCTGATCATCGGCGTGTTTTTTAAGATTTCTGTGTTTTTCGCTGCAGCCCTGATCGGGATATCTGACCTCTTCGGCATCCCTTACCGCAGAATGCTCTATCCCTGCACCCTGATTATATTGTTTACCTCTATGCTGGATGCCCGCAGCTTTACTGAGCATCTGGATGAGGGAGGCAGACTGCTGTATACCGTTTATCCGTTTCTCATGATAGCGATACCGGCTGTTCTGATCCTCGTCTCGGTAGTGAAAAGCTATTTCTCGGCTTCCCGGCCGGGCTGA
- a CDS encoding ABC transporter substrate-binding protein, with protein MKHASTRNVAKILAFVMLVTLVGCTGKGNEEVQKSDEQITLNFMWWGKPSRKEITLKVIELFEKENPNIKINTEDYPSTGEVAQKLAMDTAEQKTPDLMQMDYNFAFNYVTHDLIEPLDPYVKSNILDLSDVDKSYLVSGQYEGKQYGIPMGSNALGMAYDPAMFEQYGIQPLQDPYTIQDLQQTMQQFKDKVQTPDFYPLNAMFDLSYWLRMKGESFYNKEKTGLGYTDATMIEYLTLIKTWLDLGLLNPGTASTTEENPLAAGKTAFLQSVSNQMVSIGDEAGRTLKIMNLPTAQGAAAEGNFIKPSMFIMVSSYSEHKEAAVKFVSFLTNDKEANAILKGERGVPVAAKVAEQLSNEATEQGKEQYSFMKYIAKHSTPIDPPAPLSDAVIQNSLKLILKNLYAGSITPEAAASSFRAQAEDVLDGKGEGSK; from the coding sequence GTGGTGGGGGAAGCCAAGCCGGAAAGAGATCACTTTAAAAGTAATTGAGCTGTTTGAAAAAGAAAATCCCAATATCAAAATTAATACTGAGGATTACCCTTCAACCGGAGAGGTCGCCCAAAAGCTTGCTATGGATACCGCCGAGCAAAAAACACCGGATCTCATGCAGATGGATTACAATTTTGCTTTTAATTATGTTACCCACGATTTAATTGAGCCGCTCGACCCATATGTTAAATCCAATATTCTTGATCTGTCCGATGTGGATAAGTCTTACCTGGTATCAGGACAGTATGAAGGGAAGCAGTACGGCATCCCTATGGGATCAAACGCTTTGGGAATGGCCTATGACCCTGCCATGTTTGAGCAGTATGGGATACAGCCCCTTCAAGACCCGTATACCATTCAGGACCTGCAGCAAACGATGCAGCAGTTTAAAGATAAGGTGCAGACCCCGGACTTTTATCCTTTGAATGCGATGTTTGACTTATCCTATTGGCTCAGAATGAAGGGTGAGTCTTTCTATAATAAGGAAAAAACAGGTCTAGGTTACACAGATGCTACTATGATTGAGTATCTGACCTTGATCAAAACATGGCTGGATCTGGGGCTTTTGAACCCCGGTACGGCTTCAACCACGGAGGAAAATCCGCTGGCCGCCGGGAAAACAGCATTTTTGCAAAGTGTAAGCAACCAGATGGTTTCGATAGGTGACGAAGCGGGCAGAACCCTGAAAATCATGAACCTCCCAACCGCCCAGGGTGCTGCCGCAGAAGGGAACTTTATCAAACCATCCATGTTTATAATGGTATCTTCTTACTCTGAACATAAGGAAGCGGCTGTCAAATTCGTCAGCTTTCTTACGAATGACAAGGAAGCGAATGCGATTCTAAAAGGTGAGCGCGGGGTTCCGGTCGCCGCTAAAGTTGCTGAACAATTATCTAATGAAGCTACTGAACAGGGGAAAGAACAATATTCATTTATGAAGTATATTGCCAAGCACTCTACCCCGATTGATCCGCCTGCACCGTTGTCCGATGCGGTCATCCAAAACTCTTTAAAGCTTATTCTCAAAAATCTGTATGCCGGCAGCATTACACCAGAGGCGGCTGCAAGCTCCTTTAGAGCACAGGCTGAAGATGTTTTGGACGGGAAGGGGGAGGGAAGCAAATGA
- a CDS encoding methyl-accepting chemotaxis protein, which produces MNKLSGRFQAKSIKQRLYAGFGIILILLVFLGVTGYMYLSQINGTYTALLNKQVATIGLIKDLNTTIESEHANVSDFLVSGDQKKLDDYAAARLKFTEHHAKLDSLITDRGKRQILAGLDLLQLQFIVISDQMIDAKNKGESESIVSIAVNQGVVLDKFIEVARNLVATEQSEADDQIAIAQQQAENVKSTIIGIGIISLIAAALLAILISGQISNPIKLLRAAAAKIADGDLTVNEIQIKNKDELGDLAGAFNQMAGNLRHLIQEIGTHAEQVAASAEELTAGAEQTSQATEHIAHITEDLAQGTEQQVESISGSMKMVHRMEEQAIFIEQSAYNVNQSAINASQIVVQGSDAVRSAISQMSSIQANSNEVAESVKSLGEKSKEISTIINFINEIAGQTNLLSLNASIEAARAGESGRGFAVVASEVKKLADQTAMSGKQISEVIKNIQLESEISVNNVLKGEEEVLLGIRSVTEAGKAFEQIELAMSGVTAEISEVSSASKEMSDDTKNLVTSFEAISVIVNETSEGTQSVSASAQETLATVEEVNSASTALAKMSEELLELAGKFKII; this is translated from the coding sequence ATGAACAAGCTCTCGGGGAGGTTTCAAGCAAAAAGTATAAAGCAGCGTCTATACGCAGGTTTTGGTATCATTTTGATTTTGCTGGTGTTTCTCGGAGTGACCGGGTATATGTATCTCTCGCAAATCAACGGCACCTATACGGCCCTCCTGAACAAGCAAGTCGCTACGATTGGTTTAATCAAAGATTTGAACACTACAATCGAATCTGAGCATGCGAATGTGTCCGATTTTCTTGTTTCCGGAGATCAGAAGAAATTGGATGATTATGCGGCGGCACGCCTTAAATTCACGGAGCATCATGCCAAGCTGGATTCATTGATCACCGATCGCGGTAAACGGCAGATTCTGGCCGGGTTAGATTTGCTGCAGCTTCAATTTATTGTCATTTCCGATCAGATGATTGACGCTAAAAATAAAGGTGAATCGGAGAGCATTGTATCTATTGCAGTCAATCAGGGTGTCGTCTTGGATAAGTTTATTGAAGTAGCACGCAACCTGGTTGCCACAGAACAGTCGGAAGCAGATGACCAGATTGCCATAGCACAGCAGCAGGCAGAAAATGTGAAGTCTACCATCATCGGTATTGGCATTATATCTCTGATAGCAGCAGCATTGCTGGCAATTCTGATCAGCGGGCAGATCTCCAATCCTATTAAGCTGCTCCGGGCAGCCGCTGCCAAGATTGCCGACGGAGATTTGACAGTTAACGAAATTCAGATCAAAAACAAGGATGAGCTTGGCGATCTGGCGGGTGCTTTTAATCAGATGGCAGGCAATCTGCGGCATTTAATTCAAGAAATCGGCACCCATGCCGAACAGGTCGCAGCCTCCGCCGAAGAACTGACAGCAGGTGCTGAACAGACAAGCCAGGCCACTGAGCATATTGCCCACATTACAGAAGATCTGGCCCAAGGAACGGAACAACAAGTAGAAAGCATAAGCGGCAGCATGAAGATGGTACACCGGATGGAAGAACAGGCAATCTTTATCGAACAGAGCGCCTACAATGTAAATCAGTCCGCCATAAATGCGTCGCAGATTGTTGTTCAGGGATCTGATGCCGTCAGGTCGGCAATCAGCCAAATGTCATCTATTCAAGCGAACTCCAATGAGGTTGCGGAATCCGTTAAATCCCTGGGAGAAAAATCAAAGGAAATCAGTACGATTATTAACTTTATTAATGAAATTGCAGGCCAGACGAACCTGTTGTCTTTGAATGCCTCCATTGAAGCGGCGCGTGCAGGGGAATCCGGCAGAGGGTTTGCCGTTGTTGCCTCCGAGGTCAAAAAGCTTGCGGACCAAACCGCCATGTCCGGAAAGCAGATTTCAGAGGTCATTAAGAATATCCAGCTGGAGAGCGAAATTAGCGTCAATAATGTATTAAAAGGGGAAGAAGAGGTCCTTCTGGGAATCCGTTCCGTCACGGAGGCCGGAAAAGCCTTCGAACAGATTGAACTGGCTATGAGCGGTGTGACCGCAGAGATTAGTGAAGTTTCCAGTGCTTCGAAAGAAATGTCCGATGATACTAAAAATCTGGTTACTTCCTTTGAAGCGATTTCTGTGATTGTGAATGAAACATCCGAAGGGACACAAAGCGTCTCAGCCTCAGCACAAGAAACGTTGGCTACGGTGGAAGAAGTGAACAGTGCTTCTACAGCTCTGGCAAAAATGTCTGAAGAGCTTTTAGAACTGGCTGGGAAATTTAAAATTATATAG
- the remA gene encoding extracellular matrix/biofilm regulator RemA, with translation MAIKLINIGFGNIVSANRIISIVSPESAPIKRIIQEARDRHMLIDATYGRRTRAVIITDSDHVILSAVQPETVAHRLSSKDDDNDE, from the coding sequence ATGGCAATTAAATTAATCAACATCGGCTTTGGGAATATTGTATCGGCCAACCGTATTATTTCCATTGTCAGCCCGGAATCAGCACCAATTAAACGTATTATCCAAGAGGCGAGAGACCGGCATATGCTGATCGATGCTACTTACGGCCGCCGGACGCGGGCCGTCATCATTACGGACAGCGATCATGTCATTCTTTCGGCCGTGCAGCCGGAGACGGTGGCGCACCGCCTGTCCAGCAAAGATGACGATAACGACGAATAA
- a CDS encoding YicC/YloC family endoribonuclease: MSFSMTGYGQSSLQFCGYKITFEVKSVNNRYCEVVLRMPRDWTVYEDMLRRQVQAHIKRGRVDVIINREHADEADSAQVLNRSAVRSYLKSAQQLREEFGITGELQLRDILALPGVMELKEDVQALASSQDLKDTLELGLHQSLEALMDMRAREGGFLAADLLGRLNHLEELHAEMAVLAPFVVSEYREKLRQRLTLLNDGTFPFEEHKFGMEMAIFADRCNIDEELTRLYSHFEQCKAVLTSSEPAGRKLDFLVQEMNRETNTIGSKCNHLTLVNLTLDMKAELEKIREQAANLE, from the coding sequence TTGTCATTTAGCATGACCGGATACGGTCAATCATCCCTGCAATTTTGCGGTTACAAGATAACGTTCGAAGTCAAATCGGTGAATAACCGTTACTGCGAAGTTGTGCTGCGGATGCCCCGGGATTGGACAGTTTATGAGGATATGCTGCGAAGACAGGTTCAAGCTCATATCAAACGGGGACGGGTCGATGTCATCATTAACAGGGAGCATGCCGATGAGGCTGATTCCGCACAGGTGCTAAACCGTTCGGCGGTACGTTCTTATTTGAAGTCGGCACAGCAGCTGAGAGAAGAATTTGGAATCACTGGTGAGCTCCAGCTACGCGACATCCTCGCTCTGCCGGGTGTAATGGAACTCAAGGAAGATGTACAGGCATTAGCCTCATCCCAGGACCTCAAGGATACCCTTGAACTGGGGCTGCACCAGAGTCTGGAAGCGCTGATGGACATGCGCGCCCGTGAAGGCGGATTTCTAGCCGCTGACCTGCTGGGGAGACTGAATCATTTGGAGGAGCTCCATGCTGAAATGGCTGTTCTCGCTCCATTTGTGGTGAGCGAGTACCGCGAGAAACTGCGGCAGCGGCTGACCTTGCTGAATGACGGTACGTTCCCTTTTGAAGAGCATAAATTCGGAATGGAAATGGCTATTTTTGCCGACCGCTGTAATATTGATGAAGAGCTTACCCGGCTGTACAGTCATTTTGAACAATGCAAGGCTGTGCTGACAAGCAGCGAGCCTGCAGGACGCAAGCTGGATTTTCTCGTTCAGGAGATGAACAGGGAGACAAATACTATAGGGTCCAAATGCAATCATCTCACTCTGGTGAACCTGACGCTGGATATGAAGGCCGAGCTGGAGAAGATACGTGAGCAAGCAGCGAACCTGGAATGA
- a CDS encoding bifunctional homocysteine S-methyltransferase/methylenetetrahydrofolate reductase, producing MKPDLRSAWKNNVLVGDGAMGTFLYQKGFPVGISYEELNLTSPEVIEDVHRSYIGAGAVLLESNTYSANYDKLSKFGLEAKVGDINRAGVRIARRAAGESGYVVGAVGSIRAGKRANLSGTELKRFYTEQFSALLEEQPDGILLETFYDVEELHLALRSVRKLSDLPVICQLAVDETARTLDGLTLPEAFHILEQDGADVIGFNCRTGPNGIKRALKSLQGNLKLPASIYPNAGIADYVDGQYRYGASPEYFGQMAPVFADMGARIIGGCCGTTPQHIAEISAALRGYTPQPLPEPTGQRDPERLIVQEHLAEDEERDGREPTLVDLVKERHTVIVELDPPRDLDIAKFMRGAEALRKAGADALTLADNSLAVTRMSNMALGHLVQARTGLRPLVHIACRDRNLIGTQSHLMGFDALGIDHVLAVTGDPARFGDLPGSSSIYDLTSFEIIRMIKQLNDGIAFSGKPLKQNANFVIGAAFNPNVKHLDKAVERLEKKIASGADYIMTQPVYDPELIARIAKATEHLEIPIFIGIMPLASGRNAEYLHNEVPGIQLSPEVRSRMQGLEGEAGRAEGVRIAKELLDAATAHFNGIYLMTPFMFYDMSVQLLEYVWAKQGRKLSPLFR from the coding sequence GTGAAGCCGGATTTGCGCTCTGCATGGAAGAATAACGTATTGGTCGGAGACGGGGCGATGGGAACTTTTTTATATCAAAAAGGCTTCCCGGTCGGCATCTCCTATGAAGAATTGAATTTGACCTCTCCGGAGGTGATTGAGGATGTGCACCGCAGTTATATTGGAGCGGGAGCGGTGCTGCTGGAGAGCAACACGTACTCAGCCAATTATGACAAGCTGTCGAAGTTCGGGCTGGAGGCCAAGGTCGGTGATATCAACCGCGCCGGTGTGCGGATTGCGCGGCGTGCCGCAGGTGAATCGGGTTATGTTGTCGGTGCGGTAGGCTCGATCCGCGCCGGTAAACGGGCAAATCTGTCCGGCACGGAGCTGAAGCGGTTTTATACCGAGCAATTTTCGGCGCTGCTGGAAGAGCAGCCTGACGGCATCCTGCTGGAAACCTTCTATGATGTGGAGGAGCTGCATTTGGCACTGAGATCCGTTCGCAAGCTCAGCGACCTGCCGGTGATCTGCCAGCTTGCAGTGGATGAGACTGCGCGTACCCTCGACGGATTAACGCTGCCGGAGGCTTTTCATATTTTGGAGCAGGACGGGGCGGATGTTATCGGCTTCAACTGCCGGACCGGTCCTAACGGCATTAAGCGGGCGCTGAAATCGCTGCAGGGGAATCTCAAGCTCCCCGCTTCCATATATCCCAATGCCGGTATCGCCGATTATGTGGACGGACAGTACCGCTATGGCGCATCGCCGGAGTATTTCGGCCAGATGGCTCCGGTTTTTGCGGATATGGGAGCCCGGATTATCGGCGGCTGCTGCGGCACAACTCCACAGCATATTGCCGAAATTTCTGCTGCGCTGCGCGGCTATACTCCGCAGCCCCTGCCGGAACCGACGGGACAGAGAGATCCCGAACGCCTGATCGTCCAGGAGCATCTGGCAGAGGATGAGGAACGTGACGGCAGAGAGCCGACACTGGTTGATCTGGTCAAGGAACGCCATACGGTGATCGTGGAGCTTGATCCGCCGCGTGATCTGGATATTGCGAAGTTCATGCGGGGGGCAGAAGCGCTGCGCAAGGCAGGCGCAGATGCGCTGACCCTGGCGGACAATTCGCTGGCTGTGACCCGGATGAGCAACATGGCGCTGGGACATCTGGTGCAGGCCCGCACAGGGCTGCGGCCCCTGGTCCACATTGCCTGCCGGGACCGCAATCTGATCGGAACCCAATCCCATCTTATGGGCTTCGATGCGCTGGGCATTGATCATGTGCTGGCAGTCACAGGCGACCCGGCCCGTTTCGGGGATTTGCCGGGCTCAAGCTCTATTTATGATCTGACCTCATTTGAAATTATACGGATGATCAAACAGCTTAATGACGGCATCGCTTTTTCCGGCAAGCCGCTGAAGCAGAACGCGAATTTTGTGATCGGGGCTGCATTTAATCCTAACGTCAAGCATTTGGACAAGGCAGTTGAACGGCTGGAGAAAAAAATCGCTTCCGGTGCAGACTATATTATGACCCAGCCCGTATATGATCCTGAGCTGATTGCCCGGATTGCGAAGGCAACGGAGCATCTGGAGATTCCTATATTTATCGGCATCATGCCGCTCGCCAGCGGTCGCAATGCCGAGTATCTGCACAATGAGGTGCCCGGCATTCAGCTTTCCCCGGAGGTTCGCAGCCGTATGCAGGGACTGGAAGGCGAAGCGGGACGCGCAGAGGGAGTGCGGATTGCCAAAGAGCTGCTGGACGCGGCCACTGCGCATTTTAACGGCATTTACCTGATGACGCCATTCATGTTCTATGATATGAGTGTGCAGCTTCTGGAGTACGTGTGGGCAAAACAAGGGCGCAAATTGTCCCCCTTGTTTCGCTAG
- the rpoZ gene encoding DNA-directed RNA polymerase subunit omega: MLYPSIDEMMTKVDSKYSLVVAAARRARVLREGGKTEIKAPRSHKFVGVALEEVFEDRITVTRGEE; the protein is encoded by the coding sequence GTGCTATATCCATCCATTGACGAAATGATGACTAAAGTTGACAGCAAGTATTCCCTGGTGGTTGCTGCAGCCCGCCGGGCGAGAGTGCTCCGGGAAGGCGGCAAGACCGAGATCAAAGCTCCAAGATCACACAAGTTCGTTGGTGTTGCCCTGGAGGAAGTTTTTGAAGACCGTATTACGGTAACCCGCGGCGAAGAGTAG
- the gmk gene encoding guanylate kinase: MSRGLLIILSGPSGVGKGTVCTALRPKMPELVYSVSATTRQPREGEENGVNYFFKTREQFAAMIEADQLLEYAEYVGNYYGTPRDFVERTLDSGRDIILEIEVQGALKVKEKFPEGIFVFLLPPSMDELKDRIRGRGTEHPDVISHRMSVAEDEISLIRHYDYAVVNDEIDLACKRIESIIIAEHCKVR; the protein is encoded by the coding sequence ATGTCTAGAGGATTGCTGATCATATTATCCGGCCCTTCCGGTGTTGGTAAAGGAACCGTATGCACCGCACTGCGGCCGAAGATGCCCGAGCTTGTCTATTCTGTTTCAGCGACTACACGTCAACCGCGTGAAGGCGAGGAGAACGGAGTCAACTATTTTTTTAAGACCAGAGAGCAGTTTGCGGCCATGATCGAAGCCGACCAGCTGCTTGAATATGCGGAGTACGTAGGCAATTATTACGGTACTCCGCGTGACTTTGTGGAGAGAACTCTCGACAGCGGAAGAGATATTATCCTGGAAATCGAGGTTCAGGGGGCACTCAAGGTCAAGGAGAAATTCCCTGAAGGCATCTTTGTATTCCTTCTTCCTCCGTCTATGGACGAGTTGAAGGACCGAATCCGCGGGCGCGGTACAGAGCATCCTGATGTCATCAGCCACCGCATGTCCGTGGCGGAGGATGAGATCAGCCTGATCCGGCATTACGATTATGCAGTAGTGAACGATGAGATAGATCTGGCCTGCAAGCGAATAGAAAGCATCATTATCGCCGAACATTGTAAGGTGAGATGA
- a CDS encoding spore germination protein has translation MDTKGQLKRSDKAAHTDQKGSSQTGRLTGLSLELSESLAIIQAELGNSPDLIIRQIQLGGPLRIQAAAVHLSGLADTTAVNQFVIGSLLGNTESLFADIGEGGGDGGRLPAMILSRALEIGEAEIKEEWKEMMLAVLSGDTAILLDGYAASILCATRGGEWRSVSEPTSQLVVRGPKDGFVESVATNISLIRRRIKSSKLRLEYMKIGSETQTLVAMMYVKDIAGEDLISEVRERLGKIAMNEVLESGYIEELIQDKTFTPFPTIYNTERPDVAAGNLLEGRVVIIVDGTPFVLILPAVFTQFFQSAEDYSQRFDIAILMRVVRYMSFIVLILGPSVYIALTTYHYEMIPTTLLINLLAQRENVPFPALVEALLMEGAFEILREAGVRMPRVIGQTVSVVGALILGSAVVEAGIITPIMVIVVALTGIASFAIPAYNMSIAGRLIRFAFLLLAGMFGFYGVILGLIVMVAHMNSLRSFGVPYLSPFVPLSVKGQKDTILRLPLWLMTPRKSPQQMRAEQPEFMRLTTGNEELLAPLIGKADNPSEATEGDRPDEP, from the coding sequence ATGGACACGAAGGGTCAATTGAAGCGCAGCGATAAGGCGGCACATACGGATCAAAAGGGTTCATCGCAGACAGGTAGGCTGACAGGGCTCTCCTTAGAGCTGTCCGAGAGCCTGGCTATTATACAGGCCGAGCTTGGGAACAGCCCTGACCTCATCATACGCCAGATCCAGCTGGGCGGTCCTCTCCGAATCCAGGCCGCAGCCGTCCACCTGAGCGGGCTGGCCGACACCACGGCCGTAAATCAATTTGTAATCGGCTCTCTCCTTGGCAACACGGAAAGTCTGTTCGCGGACATCGGGGAGGGAGGTGGTGATGGAGGCCGGCTCCCGGCTATGATCCTGAGCCGGGCTCTGGAAATAGGGGAGGCTGAAATCAAGGAAGAGTGGAAAGAGATGATGCTTGCGGTTTTATCAGGGGACACCGCCATTCTGCTTGACGGCTATGCGGCCTCAATTCTTTGTGCTACGAGAGGAGGGGAATGGCGTTCGGTCAGCGAGCCTACCTCCCAGCTGGTTGTCCGGGGCCCGAAGGATGGTTTTGTCGAGTCGGTGGCTACTAACATTTCCCTTATCCGGCGGAGAATCAAGTCTTCCAAGCTGCGTCTGGAGTACATGAAGATCGGAAGTGAAACCCAGACCCTAGTGGCGATGATGTATGTGAAGGATATTGCGGGAGAAGATCTGATCAGTGAGGTGCGGGAACGGCTGGGCAAGATTGCTATGAATGAAGTGCTGGAATCCGGTTATATCGAAGAGCTGATTCAGGACAAAACCTTTACGCCGTTCCCGACGATTTATAATACAGAGCGTCCCGATGTCGCTGCCGGCAATTTGCTGGAGGGGCGGGTGGTGATCATTGTCGACGGCACACCTTTTGTCCTCATTCTGCCGGCAGTGTTTACGCAATTTTTTCAATCGGCAGAGGATTATTCGCAGAGATTTGATATTGCCATTCTGATGCGGGTTGTCAGGTATATGAGTTTTATCGTGCTGATTTTGGGTCCTTCCGTGTATATCGCACTAACCACCTACCATTATGAAATGATCCCGACCACACTGCTGATTAATTTGCTGGCCCAGCGGGAGAATGTGCCGTTCCCGGCTTTGGTTGAGGCACTGCTGATGGAGGGTGCGTTTGAGATCCTCCGCGAAGCCGGTGTGCGGATGCCGCGTGTCATCGGACAGACCGTGTCGGTTGTCGGCGCGCTTATTCTGGGTTCTGCCGTCGTTGAGGCTGGCATTATCACGCCGATCATGGTGATTGTCGTCGCATTGACCGGGATTGCTAGCTTTGCCATTCCAGCCTATAACATGTCGATTGCGGGCAGACTTATCCGCTTTGCTTTTCTTCTGCTTGCGGGGATGTTCGGTTTCTATGGAGTCATTCTGGGGCTGATTGTCATGGTGGCACATATGAACAGCCTGCGTTCCTTCGGCGTCCCTTATTTGTCGCCCTTTGTGCCGCTGTCTGTTAAAGGTCAGAAGGATACCATTCTGCGGCTGCCGCTCTGGCTGATGACTCCCCGCAAATCGCCGCAGCAAATGCGTGCCGAGCAGCCGGAGTTCATGCGTTTGACTACAGGGAATGAGGAGCTGCTGGCCCCATTGATAGGCAAGGCGGACAACCCTTCTGAAGCCACGGAAGGAGACCGGCCCGATGAACCATAG
- a CDS encoding Ger(x)C family spore germination protein, with protein MNHRRRGLSLLIAIQVLLPLVLTGCWDSVELNRRAIVSGVAIDRGPSEDQKYVLSFQVIVAEEISGEQTRSNSPVALYSGSGRTMFEALANASRQTARFLSLGHIRVLVISEKFAREGIKDMLDVLERESDMRLTSLVFISKDQPASEVLSTMTVFSKIPANDLVEKLDTTSKQFGYNYKMEVDDVIRGIQVRGGGPVINGVFTTGNRDRANSNDNLKTITPDTILRISRLAVFKDDKLKGWVEGKTAFGTVLLLNKLKEFPVVIKKDNGYLAFNVYQSQVSVKAEAKDPEHPVILIKITQQAALKESPNSLDLTSPEVLEKLSGQLTKEARSQIEGAVAAARKLESDYIGFGEAVERENPHGWKKIKDHWEDIFAACEIKIDADTVIRHTDMRGNSFQVY; from the coding sequence ATGAACCATAGAAGAAGGGGACTCTCCCTCTTGATCGCCATACAAGTGCTGCTGCCCCTCGTTCTAACCGGCTGCTGGGACAGTGTTGAGCTTAACCGGCGGGCGATCGTTTCCGGAGTTGCGATTGACAGGGGGCCGTCGGAGGATCAGAAATATGTCCTTTCCTTTCAGGTAATCGTTGCGGAGGAAATCTCCGGGGAACAGACCAGAAGCAATTCACCGGTGGCATTATATTCCGGAAGCGGTCGGACGATGTTTGAAGCGCTGGCGAATGCTTCGCGGCAAACTGCACGTTTTTTGTCACTCGGGCATATCAGGGTGCTGGTCATTTCCGAGAAATTTGCCCGGGAGGGCATCAAAGATATGCTGGATGTTCTGGAAAGGGAAAGCGACATGCGGCTGACCAGTCTGGTGTTTATCTCCAAGGATCAGCCGGCCAGCGAAGTGTTGTCGACCATGACTGTGTTCAGCAAGATTCCTGCCAACGATCTGGTTGAGAAGCTGGACACTACCTCGAAGCAGTTCGGCTACAATTACAAAATGGAGGTGGATGATGTAATCAGAGGCATCCAGGTCAGGGGAGGTGGGCCGGTTATTAATGGTGTTTTCACGACCGGAAACAGAGACCGCGCGAATTCGAATGACAACTTGAAAACCATCACTCCGGATACGATACTGAGAATTTCCAGATTGGCTGTGTTCAAGGATGATAAGCTCAAAGGCTGGGTTGAAGGAAAAACCGCGTTCGGTACGGTTCTTCTGCTTAACAAACTTAAAGAGTTTCCCGTAGTCATTAAAAAAGATAACGGCTATTTGGCTTTCAATGTGTATCAATCCCAAGTATCGGTGAAGGCAGAGGCCAAGGACCCTGAACATCCTGTGATCCTCATTAAAATCACCCAACAGGCGGCGCTCAAGGAATCCCCCAATTCACTTGACCTTACCTCGCCCGAAGTCCTGGAGAAGCTGTCGGGGCAGTTGACGAAGGAGGCCCGCAGCCAAATCGAGGGGGCGGTTGCCGCTGCCCGGAAGCTGGAAAGTGATTATATCGGCTTCGGAGAAGCCGTTGAACGGGAAAATCCACACGGCTGGAAGAAGATCAAGGATCATTGGGAGGATATTTTTGCGGCCTGCGAGATCAAAATTGATGCGGACACCGTAATCAGACATACGGATATGCGGGGGAATTCCTTCCAGGTGTATTAA